From Lysobacter auxotrophicus, the proteins below share one genomic window:
- a CDS encoding aminotransferase class V-fold PLP-dependent enzyme, whose translation MPSRRAFLAAQGVLFATAAAPTGLLAALAANTPPMPRLDDWELVRALFRLDPAWLHFSGFYIASHPEPVRQAIEAFRVALDANPLLTVEHGMFGTDEQSLEGKVREAAAPYLGGRAEDIALTGSTTMGLALVYHGLQLQPGDEILTTVHDHVVHHEAIRLSAQRNGASVRKIRLFERSSDATVDGIVAAVRSGIGPKTRILGITWVQSSTGLRAPVRAIADAVAEINATRSEDQRVRIVLDGVHGFGSVDAAAAELGADYFCAGTHKWILGPRGTGLVWASAENWARLRPTIPSFSDLELYEAWKDGRPPRGPNNAARVTPGGFHAYEHHWALASAFELQRQLQRPRVAGRIAELNGRIKDGLAGIPGLTLHTPRDPALSAGICCFELKGKTPDQIVAGLLARKVLASSSPYAVSYARLSGGLMNTPDQVDQALAALREVAKG comes from the coding sequence ATGCCGAGCCGACGTGCCTTCCTCGCCGCGCAGGGCGTGCTGTTCGCCACTGCGGCCGCGCCCACCGGACTGCTTGCCGCGCTCGCGGCCAACACGCCCCCGATGCCCCGACTGGACGACTGGGAATTGGTGCGCGCGCTGTTCCGCCTCGACCCGGCCTGGCTGCACTTCTCCGGCTTCTATATCGCCTCGCATCCCGAACCGGTCCGCCAGGCGATCGAGGCGTTCCGGGTCGCCCTCGACGCCAATCCGCTGCTCACCGTCGAGCACGGGATGTTCGGCACCGACGAGCAGAGCCTGGAGGGGAAGGTCCGCGAGGCGGCCGCGCCTTACCTGGGCGGGCGCGCCGAAGACATCGCGCTGACCGGCAGCACCACGATGGGCCTGGCACTGGTCTACCACGGCCTGCAGCTGCAGCCGGGCGACGAGATCCTCACCACCGTGCACGACCACGTCGTCCACCACGAGGCGATCCGGCTGTCGGCGCAGCGCAATGGCGCGAGCGTGCGGAAGATCCGCCTGTTCGAGCGATCGTCCGACGCGACGGTCGACGGCATCGTTGCGGCAGTACGCAGCGGCATCGGGCCGAAGACGCGCATCCTCGGCATCACCTGGGTGCAATCCAGCACGGGGCTGCGCGCACCGGTCCGGGCGATCGCCGATGCGGTGGCGGAGATCAACGCCACGCGCAGCGAGGACCAGCGGGTGCGGATCGTGCTCGACGGCGTGCATGGCTTCGGCAGCGTGGATGCGGCGGCGGCGGAACTCGGCGCCGATTACTTCTGCGCCGGCACGCACAAGTGGATCCTCGGCCCGCGCGGCACCGGGCTGGTGTGGGCATCGGCGGAGAACTGGGCACGACTGCGCCCGACCATCCCGTCCTTCTCGGACCTGGAACTCTATGAAGCGTGGAAGGACGGCCGCCCGCCGCGCGGACCAAACAACGCAGCGCGCGTCACGCCCGGCGGCTTCCACGCCTACGAACACCACTGGGCGCTGGCGAGCGCGTTCGAGCTGCAGCGGCAACTGCAGCGGCCGCGCGTTGCCGGCCGGATCGCCGAACTCAACGGCCGGATCAAGGACGGATTGGCCGGCATCCCCGGCCTCACGCTGCACACGCCACGCGATCCCGCACTCTCGGCGGGAATCTGCTGTTTCGAACTCAAGGGAAAGACCCCCGACCAGATCGTCGCCGGCCTGCTGGCCCGCAAGGTGCTGGCGAGCAGCAGTCCGTATGCGGTGAGCTATGCGCGGCTTTCGGGCGGACTCATGAACACGCCCGACCAGGTCGACCAGGCATTGGCCGCCCTTCGCGAGGTGGCGAAGGGGTGA
- a CDS encoding GNAT family N-acetyltransferase, which yields MSTARILDSLAQVPASQWDGLHDGRNPFVARAFLLGLEAHGCLRERWGWRPQHLTLWEGDELIAAAPAYLKDNSHGEFVFDHAWAHAYARAGLDYFPKWLCAVPYSPVTGPRLLAKTPERRRKLVDTMTALCAGNELSSVHVNFHTDAEDADFPDDWLPRVDVQYHWRNDRGWRAFDDYLAAFDHKHRKNIRQERAKVARAGVAFRVVDGTQATADDLSAMHDFYLQTFAEYGNHPAITLEFLQHLAREMPTSLVIMLAMRDRAPIAGALCLRGGDTLYGRYWGAMETVPGLHFETCYYQGIEYCLREGLTRFEPGAQGEHKLARGFLPTIVRSRHWIAHPQFRDALREWCSQEAESIRAYARTLCAHSPFKATDAGHDAPSSPP from the coding sequence ATGTCGACCGCCCGCATCCTCGACTCGCTCGCGCAGGTTCCGGCCTCGCAGTGGGACGGGCTGCACGACGGACGCAACCCCTTCGTGGCGCGTGCCTTCCTGCTGGGGCTCGAAGCGCACGGCTGCCTGCGCGAGCGCTGGGGCTGGCGGCCCCAGCACCTCACGCTGTGGGAGGGCGATGAACTCATCGCGGCGGCGCCGGCGTACCTGAAGGACAACTCGCACGGCGAGTTCGTGTTCGACCACGCCTGGGCGCACGCTTACGCACGTGCCGGCCTCGACTACTTTCCGAAGTGGCTCTGCGCAGTGCCCTATTCGCCCGTCACCGGGCCCCGGCTACTGGCGAAAACACCGGAACGTCGCCGCAAGCTAGTGGACACCATGACCGCGTTGTGTGCCGGAAACGAGTTGTCGTCCGTGCACGTCAACTTCCACACGGACGCGGAAGACGCCGACTTCCCGGACGACTGGTTACCGCGCGTCGACGTGCAGTACCACTGGCGCAATGACCGCGGCTGGCGCGCGTTCGACGACTATCTAGCCGCGTTCGACCACAAGCACCGGAAGAACATCCGGCAGGAACGCGCGAAGGTCGCGCGTGCGGGCGTGGCATTCCGCGTCGTCGACGGCACGCAGGCGACCGCGGACGACCTCTCCGCGATGCACGACTTCTACCTGCAGACCTTCGCCGAATACGGCAACCATCCGGCGATCACGCTGGAGTTCCTGCAGCACCTCGCGCGCGAGATGCCGACGTCGCTGGTCATCATGCTGGCGATGCGCGACCGGGCGCCGATCGCCGGCGCCCTGTGCCTGCGCGGCGGGGACACGCTGTACGGCCGCTACTGGGGCGCGATGGAAACCGTGCCCGGCCTGCACTTCGAGACCTGCTACTACCAGGGCATCGAGTACTGCCTGCGCGAAGGCCTCACCCGTTTCGAACCCGGCGCGCAGGGCGAACACAAACTGGCGCGGGGTTTCCTGCCGACGATCGTGCGCAGCCGGCACTGGATCGCGCACCCGCAGTTCCGCGACGCGCTGCGCGAGTGGTGCTCGCAGGAAGCCGAATCCATCCGCGCCTACGCTCGCACGCTCTGCGCGCACTCGCCCTTCAAGGCGACCGACGCCGGCCACGATGCGCCATCATCGCCGCCGTGA
- a CDS encoding DNA translocase FtsK: MAQASAASRKKLKAEKLPPSPRRQRLVRDIALILIAPLLLYLLASLVTFSPQDPGWSHSGSVTAPLHNVGGRVGAWTADVLLYLCGYVAFLLPIMLGAIAWIALFGMDSDGDGDADFGPALRLVGIVGFLVAATGLLELRVGHAEAFSARAGGILGQLVGKSLYSGFGPVGGNLFLLALLLVSVTLATGLSWFAVMDKIGQWVLAFGPTASTLFRKGEKQATEWQQTRALREEREEARKVDTELRAKRAPVKIEPPPPAAAVVEKSERAKRETQIPLFHTGDGSGIPPLALLDDPKPQPKGYDEQTLETLSRQIEFKLKDFRIDAQVVGAYPGPVITRFEIEPAPGVKVSQISSLDKDIARGLSVKSVRVVDVIPGKSVIGLETPNTSREMIFLSELLRSKEYDKSTSPLTLALGKDIAGRPTVADLARMPHLLVAGTTGSGKSVAVNAMVLSLLYKASAKDLRMLMIDPKMLELSVYQGIPHLLAPVVTDMKEAANGLRWCVAEMERRYKLMSAVGVRNLAGFNKKVRDAIEAGQPMMDPLFKPNAELGETPRPLETLPFIVIFIDEFADMMMIVGKKVEELIARLAQKARAAGIHLILATQRPSVDVITGLIKANIPTRIAFQVSSKIDSRTILDQSGAETLLGHGDMLYLPPGTAMPERVHGAFVSDDEVHRVVEHLKQVGGGPDYIEGVLDEVQTMGDGVVVGATGLPETGGGGGDESDPLYDEAVRIVTETRRASISGVQRRLKIGYNRAARLIEAMEAAGVVTPPEHNGDRSVLAPPPPK, encoded by the coding sequence GTGGCGCAAGCGTCCGCAGCCAGTCGAAAGAAGCTCAAGGCCGAAAAGTTGCCGCCGTCGCCGCGACGGCAGCGGCTGGTGCGCGACATCGCGCTGATCCTGATCGCGCCGCTGCTGCTGTACCTGCTGGCGAGCCTGGTGACGTTCTCTCCGCAGGACCCGGGCTGGTCGCACTCCGGCAGCGTGACCGCGCCGCTGCACAACGTCGGCGGCCGCGTCGGCGCATGGACCGCGGACGTGCTGCTGTACCTGTGCGGCTACGTCGCGTTCCTGCTTCCGATCATGCTTGGCGCGATCGCATGGATCGCGCTGTTCGGCATGGACAGCGACGGCGATGGCGACGCGGACTTCGGCCCGGCGTTGCGACTGGTCGGCATCGTCGGTTTCCTCGTGGCGGCCACGGGCCTGCTCGAACTGCGCGTCGGCCACGCCGAAGCGTTTTCCGCCCGCGCGGGCGGCATCCTCGGCCAGCTTGTCGGCAAATCGCTCTACAGCGGCTTCGGCCCGGTGGGCGGCAATCTGTTCCTGCTCGCGTTGTTGCTGGTGTCGGTGACGCTGGCGACGGGGCTGTCGTGGTTCGCGGTGATGGACAAGATCGGCCAGTGGGTGCTGGCCTTCGGTCCGACCGCGAGCACCCTGTTCCGCAAGGGCGAGAAACAGGCCACCGAGTGGCAGCAGACGCGCGCGCTGCGCGAGGAGCGCGAGGAAGCGCGCAAGGTCGATACCGAACTGCGCGCCAAGCGTGCGCCGGTCAAGATCGAACCGCCGCCGCCGGCCGCCGCGGTCGTGGAGAAGAGCGAACGCGCCAAGCGCGAGACGCAGATCCCGTTGTTCCACACCGGCGACGGCTCGGGCATTCCGCCGCTGGCGCTGCTCGACGATCCCAAGCCGCAGCCGAAGGGTTACGACGAGCAGACGCTGGAAACCCTCTCGCGCCAGATCGAATTCAAGCTCAAGGACTTCCGCATCGACGCGCAGGTCGTCGGCGCGTACCCGGGCCCGGTCATTACGCGGTTCGAGATCGAGCCCGCGCCAGGCGTGAAGGTCAGCCAGATTTCCTCGCTCGACAAGGACATCGCGCGCGGCCTGTCGGTGAAGTCGGTGCGCGTGGTGGACGTGATTCCCGGCAAGTCGGTGATCGGCCTGGAAACGCCGAACACCTCGCGCGAGATGATCTTCCTGTCCGAGCTGCTGCGCTCGAAGGAATACGACAAGTCGACCAGCCCGCTCACGCTCGCGCTGGGCAAGGACATCGCGGGCCGCCCGACCGTCGCCGACCTGGCGCGCATGCCGCACCTGCTGGTCGCCGGTACGACCGGTTCGGGCAAGTCCGTCGCGGTCAACGCGATGGTGCTGTCGCTGCTGTACAAGGCGTCCGCGAAGGACCTGCGGATGCTGATGATCGACCCGAAGATGCTGGAGCTCTCGGTCTACCAGGGCATCCCGCACCTGCTGGCGCCGGTCGTCACCGACATGAAGGAAGCGGCCAACGGCCTGCGCTGGTGCGTGGCCGAGATGGAGCGCCGCTACAAGCTGATGTCGGCCGTCGGCGTGCGAAACCTCGCCGGCTTCAACAAGAAGGTGAGGGACGCCATCGAGGCCGGCCAGCCGATGATGGATCCGCTGTTCAAGCCGAACGCCGAACTCGGCGAGACGCCGCGCCCGCTGGAAACGCTGCCGTTCATCGTCATCTTCATCGACGAATTCGCCGACATGATGATGATCGTCGGCAAGAAGGTCGAAGAGCTCATCGCGCGCCTCGCGCAGAAGGCGCGCGCCGCCGGCATCCACCTGATCCTCGCCACGCAGCGACCGTCGGTGGACGTCATCACCGGCCTGATCAAGGCGAACATCCCGACGCGCATCGCGTTCCAGGTGTCGAGCAAGATCGACTCGCGCACCATCCTCGACCAGTCCGGTGCGGAAACGCTGCTCGGCCACGGCGACATGCTGTACCTGCCGCCCGGCACCGCCATGCCGGAGCGCGTGCACGGTGCGTTCGTGTCGGACGACGAAGTGCATCGCGTCGTCGAGCACCTCAAGCAGGTCGGCGGCGGCCCGGATTACATCGAAGGCGTGCTGGACGAAGTGCAGACGATGGGCGACGGCGTGGTCGTCGGCGCAACGGGCCTGCCGGAGACCGGCGGCGGTGGCGGCGACGAGTCCGATCCGCTGTACGACGAAGCCGTCCGCATCGTCACCGAGACCCGCCGCGCGTCGATCTCCGGCGTGCAGCGTCGCCTGAAGATCGGCTACAACCGCGCCGCGCGCCTGATCGAGGCGATGGAAGCCGCTGGCGTCGTGACCCCGCCGGAGCACAACGGCGACCGTTCGGTGCTGGCGCCGCCGCCGCCGAAATGA
- the infA gene encoding translation initiation factor IF-1 codes for MAKDDVIEFEGTVAETLPNTMFRVRLENGHEIIAHISGRMRKNYIRILTGDKVKVEMTPYDLTKGRITYRMK; via the coding sequence ATGGCAAAAGACGACGTGATCGAATTCGAGGGCACGGTGGCGGAAACCCTTCCGAACACCATGTTCCGGGTGCGCCTCGAAAACGGGCACGAGATCATTGCCCACATCTCCGGCCGCATGCGGAAGAACTACATCCGCATCCTGACCGGCGACAAGGTGAAGGTCGAAATGACCCCGTACGACCTGACCAAGGGTCGCATCACCTACCGCATGAAGTGA
- a CDS encoding alanine dehydrogenase: MRIGVPKETKTLEGRVALVPAAAGDLVKRGHEVWIEKDAGIKSGFKDEQYTQLGVKIAPDAAALYEKGELIVKVKEPIAGDLSHLRRDHLLFCYLHLAAEPKLTRELLDIGLTGVAFETVELPNGDLPLLAPMSVIAGKIAVQVGTHLLHQPQGGKGKLLGGLPSTERGKVVVFGAGKAGSASAQLAAAGGSNVVVFEMRQDRMDEMMRLGNNVTALYPYADVVAREVASADLVVGAVLVTGAKAPHVLNREMLKGMEAGSVLVDISIDQGGCFETSRPTTWKEPTYAEEGVTHFCVTNMPGAVPQTSSQAICAAILPWVNKLASGSEWRSNQALVRGINVEGGKIVHPALQDMKV; encoded by the coding sequence ATGCGGATCGGCGTTCCCAAGGAAACCAAGACCCTCGAAGGGCGCGTCGCGCTCGTTCCGGCCGCGGCCGGCGACCTGGTCAAGCGCGGCCACGAGGTCTGGATCGAAAAGGATGCCGGCATCAAGTCGGGCTTCAAGGACGAGCAGTACACGCAGCTCGGCGTGAAGATCGCGCCCGACGCGGCCGCGCTGTACGAGAAGGGCGAGCTGATCGTGAAGGTGAAGGAGCCGATCGCCGGCGACCTGTCGCACCTGCGCCGCGATCACCTGCTGTTCTGCTACCTGCACCTGGCAGCCGAGCCCAAGCTGACGCGCGAACTGCTCGACATCGGCCTGACCGGCGTCGCGTTCGAGACCGTCGAGCTGCCCAACGGCGACCTGCCGCTGCTGGCGCCGATGTCGGTCATCGCCGGCAAGATCGCCGTGCAGGTCGGCACGCACCTGCTGCACCAGCCGCAGGGCGGCAAGGGCAAGCTGCTGGGCGGCCTGCCGTCGACCGAGCGCGGCAAGGTCGTCGTGTTCGGCGCGGGCAAGGCGGGCAGCGCGTCGGCGCAGCTGGCGGCGGCCGGTGGCTCGAACGTCGTCGTGTTCGAAATGCGCCAGGACCGCATGGACGAAATGATGCGCCTGGGCAACAACGTCACCGCGCTGTACCCGTACGCGGACGTCGTCGCGCGTGAAGTCGCGTCCGCCGACCTCGTCGTCGGCGCGGTGCTGGTCACCGGCGCCAAGGCGCCGCACGTGCTGAACCGCGAAATGCTCAAGGGCATGGAAGCGGGCAGCGTGCTGGTCGACATCTCCATCGACCAGGGCGGCTGCTTCGAGACCTCGCGTCCGACCACCTGGAAGGAGCCGACCTACGCGGAAGAGGGCGTCACCCACTTCTGCGTGACCAACATGCCGGGCGCCGTGCCGCAGACCAGCTCGCAGGCGATCTGCGCGGCGATCCTGCCGTGGGTCAACAAGCTGGCCTCGGGCAGCGAATGGCGCAGCAACCAGGCACTGGTGCGCGGCATCAACGTCGAGGGCGGCAAGATCGTCCATCCGGCGCTGCAGGACATGAAGGTCTAA
- the aat gene encoding leucyl/phenylalanyl-tRNA--protein transferase, which translates to MSTLPALLSPDPDAPFPPVDRALRQPDGLLAVGGDLTPARLLNAYRHGIFPWYSQGQPILWWSPDPRTMFATDGVRLGSKFRRGLRRSTWTVRADTAFAQVIRACAEIPRPGQRGTWITPEMRAAYERMHELGHAHSFEVFEGDRLVGGIYGMAAGRMFFGESMFSAVSGGSKVALAALAFHLRRWGFPLIDAQVENDHLLSLGAKLWPRPRFLAAVAELTAQPGIVGAWTDRIGDWPATALADVNRP; encoded by the coding sequence GTGAGCACCCTGCCCGCCCTGCTGTCGCCCGACCCCGACGCGCCGTTCCCGCCCGTCGATCGGGCGCTGCGCCAGCCGGACGGACTGCTCGCGGTCGGCGGCGATCTCACGCCGGCGCGGCTTCTCAATGCGTATCGGCACGGCATCTTTCCGTGGTACTCGCAGGGGCAGCCGATCCTGTGGTGGAGCCCCGATCCGCGCACGATGTTCGCCACCGACGGCGTGCGCCTCGGGTCGAAGTTCCGCCGGGGCCTGCGTCGCTCGACATGGACCGTGCGTGCCGACACCGCATTCGCGCAGGTCATTCGCGCCTGCGCCGAGATCCCCCGTCCCGGCCAGCGCGGCACTTGGATCACCCCCGAGATGCGCGCCGCCTACGAGCGCATGCATGAACTCGGCCATGCGCATTCGTTCGAGGTGTTCGAAGGCGACCGGCTGGTCGGCGGCATCTACGGCATGGCGGCCGGCCGGATGTTCTTCGGCGAGAGCATGTTCAGCGCGGTCTCGGGCGGGTCGAAGGTCGCCCTGGCGGCGCTGGCCTTCCATCTGCGGCGATGGGGCTTCCCGCTGATCGATGCGCAGGTCGAGAACGACCACCTCCTCAGCCTGGGTGCGAAGCTGTGGCCGCGGCCGCGATTCCTGGCCGCTGTCGCCGAACTGACCGCGCAGCCCGGTATCGTGGGGGCCTGGACGGATCGCATCGGCGACTGGCCGGCGACCGCGCTGGCGGACGTAAATCGCCCCTGA
- a CDS encoding replication-associated recombination protein A encodes MQPLAERMRPRTLDEMVGQKRLLSPRSALRRAIESGRVHSMILWGPPGCGKTTLALLLAKYADADFRAISAVLSGLPEVRQVLAEAAQRFAEGHRTVLFVDEVHRFNKAQQDAFLPHIERGTILFVGATTENPSFELNSALLSRCRVHVMEAVSADDIRIALRQALDDEERGLGGRGLKVDDALLGEIAQAADGDVRRALTLLEIAAELAEGEEGEITAATLAQVLADRTRRFDKGGEQFYDQISALHKSVRSSNPDAALYWFARMLDGGCDRAYLARRLTRMAVEDIGLADPRAMPMALEAWDTFERLGSPEGELALAQVVVYLATTAKSNAVYAAYNAARADVQQYGTQDVPLHLRNAPTKLMKQLGYSKGYQYDHDVAGGIALDQTGFPDAMGERVYYRPVERGLEIKLKEKLDGLRARRDAARRDGNVSGEEDGT; translated from the coding sequence ATGCAGCCGCTCGCCGAGCGCATGCGTCCGCGTACGCTCGACGAGATGGTCGGGCAGAAGCGCCTGCTGTCGCCGCGCTCGGCGCTGCGCCGCGCGATCGAATCCGGCCGCGTGCATTCGATGATCCTGTGGGGCCCGCCGGGCTGCGGCAAGACCACGCTCGCGCTGCTGCTGGCCAAATACGCCGACGCCGATTTCCGCGCGATTTCCGCCGTGCTGTCGGGCCTGCCCGAAGTGCGGCAGGTGCTCGCCGAAGCCGCGCAACGTTTCGCCGAAGGCCATCGCACCGTGCTGTTCGTCGACGAGGTGCACCGCTTCAACAAGGCGCAGCAGGACGCGTTCCTGCCGCACATCGAACGCGGCACCATCCTGTTCGTCGGCGCGACCACCGAGAACCCGTCGTTCGAACTCAACTCCGCATTGCTCTCGCGCTGTCGCGTGCACGTGATGGAAGCGGTATCGGCCGACGACATCCGCATCGCGCTGCGACAGGCACTGGACGATGAAGAGCGCGGACTCGGCGGGCGCGGCCTGAAGGTGGACGACGCGTTGCTGGGCGAGATCGCGCAGGCCGCCGACGGCGACGTCCGCCGCGCGCTCACGCTGCTGGAGATCGCCGCGGAACTGGCCGAAGGCGAAGAGGGCGAGATCACCGCGGCGACGCTCGCGCAGGTGCTCGCCGACCGCACGCGCCGTTTCGACAAGGGCGGCGAACAGTTCTACGACCAGATCTCGGCGCTGCACAAATCCGTGCGCAGCTCCAATCCCGATGCCGCGCTGTACTGGTTCGCGCGCATGCTCGACGGCGGCTGCGATCGCGCGTACCTCGCGCGACGCCTCACGCGCATGGCGGTGGAGGACATTGGCCTGGCCGATCCGCGCGCGATGCCGATGGCGCTGGAAGCGTGGGACACGTTCGAACGACTCGGCAGCCCGGAAGGCGAACTCGCGCTCGCGCAGGTCGTGGTGTACCTGGCGACCACCGCCAAATCCAACGCGGTGTACGCCGCGTACAACGCCGCGCGCGCCGACGTGCAGCAATACGGCACGCAGGACGTCCCGCTGCACCTGCGCAACGCGCCGACGAAGCTGATGAAGCAGCTCGGCTATTCGAAGGGCTACCAGTACGACCACGACGTCGCGGGTGGCATCGCGCTCGACCAGACGGGATTCCCCGATGCGATGGGCGAGCGCGTGTATTACCGGCCGGTGGAGCGCGGGCTGGAGATCAAGCTCAAGGAGAAGCTCGACGGCCTTCGCGCCAGACGCGACGCCGCGCGGCGTGACGGCAATGTGAGCGGTGAGGAAGACGGAACCTGA
- the trxB gene encoding thioredoxin-disulfide reductase produces MSPSKHSKVIILGSGPAGWTAAVYAARANLKPLVITGLQMGGQLMTTTEVDNWPGDAHGLMGPDLMARMQAHAERFDTEVVFDHVHTVDTSSRPFRLVGDSGEYTCDALIIATGATAKYLGLPSEELFKGRGVSACATCDGFFYKEQDVAVIGGGNTAVEEALYLSNIARKVYLVHRRDTLRAEKIMQDKLFAKIQAGKIEPVWHHQVDEVLGNDAGVTGVRVKSVQDGSTRDIAIHGLFVAIGHTPNTSLFEGQLEMKNGYLVIKTGLDGNATQTSVPGVFAAGDVADQVYRQAITSAGFGCMAALDAEKFLDKEI; encoded by the coding sequence ATGAGCCCATCGAAGCACTCCAAAGTCATCATCCTCGGCTCCGGCCCGGCCGGCTGGACGGCCGCCGTGTATGCGGCGCGCGCGAACCTGAAGCCGCTGGTGATCACCGGCCTGCAGATGGGCGGGCAGCTGATGACGACGACCGAAGTCGACAACTGGCCGGGCGACGCGCACGGCCTGATGGGCCCGGACCTGATGGCGCGCATGCAGGCGCATGCCGAACGCTTCGACACCGAGGTCGTGTTCGACCACGTCCACACCGTGGACACCTCCTCGCGTCCGTTCCGCCTGGTCGGCGATAGCGGCGAATACACCTGCGATGCGCTGATCATCGCCACCGGCGCCACCGCGAAGTACCTCGGCCTGCCGTCTGAGGAACTGTTCAAGGGCCGCGGCGTGTCCGCCTGTGCGACCTGCGACGGCTTCTTCTACAAGGAACAGGACGTCGCGGTCATCGGCGGCGGCAACACCGCGGTGGAGGAAGCGCTGTACCTGTCGAACATCGCGCGCAAGGTCTACCTCGTGCACCGCCGCGACACGCTGCGCGCCGAGAAGATCATGCAGGACAAGCTGTTCGCGAAGATCCAGGCCGGCAAGATCGAGCCGGTGTGGCACCACCAGGTCGATGAAGTGCTCGGCAACGATGCGGGCGTGACCGGCGTTCGCGTGAAGTCCGTGCAGGACGGCAGCACGCGCGACATCGCGATCCACGGCCTGTTCGTCGCCATCGGCCACACGCCGAACACCTCGCTGTTCGAAGGCCAGCTGGAAATGAAGAACGGCTACCTGGTCATCAAGACGGGACTGGACGGCAATGCGACTCAGACGTCGGTGCCGGGCGTGTTCGCCGCGGGCGACGTCGCCGACCAGGTGTATCGCCAGGCGATCACCTCGGCCGGCTTCGGCTGCATGGCGGCGCTGGACGCCGAGAAGTTCCTCGACAAGGAAATCTGA
- the lolA gene encoding outer membrane lipoprotein chaperone LolA — protein MRAVRFLGAVLALALASSPALAGARDDLNTFTKGMKGLSGEFSQQVFDPQGKLKETSTGTLALSAPRLFRWQYVKPYPQLIVADGKKVWVFDPDLQQATVRPQGVEEQNSPLAALIDPAKLDAQFVVKELGMDKGLEWLSLAPRREADAAFRSARLGFGGSGLVKMQVVDNLGQRTEIEFTNWKRNPAFGADTFRYTPPKGVDVIGGE, from the coding sequence ATGCGTGCAGTACGTTTCCTGGGTGCCGTGCTGGCGCTCGCGCTGGCCTCGTCGCCGGCCCTGGCCGGCGCGCGCGACGACCTCAACACGTTCACCAAGGGCATGAAGGGCCTGAGCGGCGAGTTCAGCCAGCAGGTCTTCGACCCGCAGGGCAAGTTGAAGGAAACCTCGACCGGCACGCTCGCGCTGTCGGCGCCGCGCCTGTTCCGCTGGCAGTACGTGAAGCCGTATCCGCAGCTCATCGTCGCCGACGGCAAGAAGGTGTGGGTGTTCGATCCGGACCTGCAGCAGGCCACCGTTCGCCCGCAGGGCGTCGAGGAGCAGAACAGCCCGCTCGCCGCGCTGATCGACCCGGCCAAGCTGGACGCGCAGTTCGTGGTGAAGGAACTGGGCATGGACAAGGGTCTGGAATGGCTGTCGCTCGCGCCCCGACGCGAGGCCGACGCGGCCTTCCGCAGCGCCCGACTGGGCTTCGGCGGCAGCGGCCTGGTGAAAATGCAGGTGGTCGACAACCTCGGCCAGCGGACCGAGATCGAATTCACCAATTGGAAGCGCAATCCCGCTTTCGGCGCGGACACCTTCCGCTACACGCCGCCCAAGGGCGTGGACGTGATCGGCGGCGAGTAA